One Vibrio pomeroyi genomic region harbors:
- a CDS encoding efflux RND transporter permease subunit: MNFLAYFANRQFLARIITVMVLLTGVMSLMQLNLQEYPDVAMDTAEIETSYPGATAQDIELNITNPIEKELRSVDGIAYFSSESSEGRSRIEVEYLPGEDAAVILRDIQQAVDRVGNLPKDIDSPPVVTQQKTSSLDVYHFGVSLTDSNSDTASLQHYAYQLEKKINNLGGVGSITMSGFNEREFWVEVDPEKARRYQVAFDDISTAIEQHNLSQSGGFVESWSQEQKIVTMTKVESTGDVSNIVIKALDSGQVVRVSDVATVIDTFARATEDPVMSGKPAVIFSITNSGSADVIATIDSIKALLDKESERIGDQFIFQTSLDLGKDMGEKFSIVATNGAIGLVLVLLILSMILQRRVAFWVSVSIPFCVFGVMMVLPTMGLNLDSITLAALLLVIGIIVDDSVIIAESIFQEKEAGKKGVDAAVSGTLKVIKPLMASLVTTALVFIPMMFIPGTMGKAVSVIPITVIAALVFSFIECTLTLPAHLSSAKESTKKVEEKDRFEWVSNRYRLLLNIALNYKKSVIAVAIVGFVASGYLVSSLKVDIFPTEAGKYIDVYTEVKAGTPLLKVRDAHKAIEQAIESLPETELVSYELVYSSPVSQGIINLTNFDQRTRSAEQIIASLNEELAALSEDMFIKFSIDAGGPPPGDPVEVRVLGGTESERNQTVELVMAWLEDYKGVTSINHSEALKDPQLNIVPQYHWLAKYNLTVSDLSNALRVGFDGNSVTSTWLGDQEVDIRVVLDEQFRDLEKLKTTKIYTADGQQVPLSRLATVEQIEIPRLIKHYNGEREVTVSAALSDESISPVALADELVTELTGQYPSSVTINVGGEAESTNETMSGFMVVFPAAMVAIYFVLAVMFNSLLQPLLIMAVIPFAIMASLMALVVHMQPMSLFGLIGVLGMTGVVVNNSLVLINRINELRIEGLNAIDAVTQAAVSRLRPIVMTSLTTVAGLLPLAYGLGGTDVFMGPMSLTLGYGLLFSLPVVLLVIPAMYALFFSRKPNNS; this comes from the coding sequence ATGAACTTCTTAGCATACTTCGCGAATCGTCAGTTTTTGGCTCGCATCATCACGGTTATGGTGTTGCTAACGGGCGTTATGTCGTTAATGCAACTTAACTTGCAAGAGTACCCAGATGTTGCGATGGACACGGCGGAAATCGAAACCAGTTATCCCGGCGCAACAGCTCAAGACATTGAACTGAACATCACCAATCCTATAGAGAAAGAACTTCGTTCCGTCGATGGTATTGCCTATTTTTCGTCAGAATCTTCAGAAGGGCGATCTCGTATCGAGGTTGAGTATTTGCCCGGTGAAGACGCCGCGGTGATCTTGCGAGATATACAGCAAGCAGTAGATCGAGTCGGGAACCTGCCGAAAGACATAGATTCGCCGCCGGTTGTGACTCAGCAGAAAACCTCTTCTTTAGATGTGTATCATTTTGGCGTGAGCTTAACGGATAGCAACTCAGATACCGCGTCTTTGCAGCACTATGCTTATCAATTAGAAAAGAAGATCAACAACCTTGGCGGCGTTGGTTCTATCACTATGTCCGGCTTTAACGAGCGAGAGTTTTGGGTTGAGGTCGACCCTGAAAAAGCGCGTCGTTATCAAGTTGCCTTTGATGATATCAGCACCGCGATAGAGCAGCATAACCTGTCACAGTCGGGCGGATTTGTAGAGTCATGGAGTCAAGAACAGAAGATCGTCACCATGACCAAAGTAGAGTCGACGGGGGATGTGTCTAACATCGTGATTAAGGCCTTAGATTCCGGCCAAGTTGTCCGTGTGTCTGATGTGGCGACCGTTATCGATACTTTTGCACGAGCAACCGAAGATCCGGTGATGAGCGGGAAGCCTGCGGTGATTTTCTCTATCACCAACAGTGGCAGTGCAGATGTAATCGCGACCATCGACAGCATTAAGGCGTTGTTGGACAAAGAAAGCGAACGCATTGGTGACCAATTCATCTTCCAAACGAGTCTCGATCTTGGCAAAGACATGGGAGAGAAGTTCTCTATCGTGGCAACCAATGGTGCGATAGGCTTGGTGTTGGTTCTGCTTATCTTGAGCATGATCCTGCAACGTCGTGTCGCTTTCTGGGTGTCGGTTTCTATCCCATTTTGTGTGTTCGGTGTGATGATGGTTCTGCCAACTATGGGGCTGAATTTAGACAGCATTACATTGGCAGCATTGCTTTTGGTTATCGGTATTATCGTCGACGATTCAGTGATCATCGCCGAAAGTATTTTCCAAGAAAAGGAAGCAGGAAAAAAAGGTGTCGATGCTGCGGTGTCGGGGACTTTAAAAGTAATCAAGCCCTTGATGGCAAGTTTAGTGACCACTGCTTTGGTGTTTATCCCGATGATGTTCATTCCGGGCACCATGGGTAAAGCTGTCTCAGTGATCCCGATTACCGTTATCGCAGCGCTCGTGTTCTCATTCATTGAATGTACGTTAACACTGCCTGCGCACTTGTCTTCTGCGAAAGAGAGCACCAAAAAAGTCGAAGAAAAAGACCGTTTTGAGTGGGTTTCGAACCGCTATCGCTTACTGCTGAATATTGCACTGAACTACAAGAAATCAGTGATTGCAGTGGCTATTGTTGGGTTTGTAGCTTCTGGCTATTTAGTCTCTTCGTTGAAAGTGGATATCTTCCCTACTGAGGCGGGAAAGTACATCGATGTGTACACCGAAGTGAAAGCGGGTACGCCATTATTAAAGGTGCGAGATGCTCATAAAGCAATAGAGCAAGCAATCGAATCTCTACCAGAAACGGAACTGGTCAGCTACGAATTGGTTTACTCATCTCCAGTATCGCAGGGCATTATTAACCTGACAAACTTTGACCAGCGCACCCGTTCAGCCGAACAGATTATCGCGTCACTTAACGAAGAGTTGGCAGCTCTGTCTGAAGACATGTTTATCAAGTTCTCAATTGACGCTGGTGGCCCGCCTCCCGGTGACCCGGTTGAAGTTCGTGTGCTCGGTGGAACGGAGAGTGAACGCAATCAAACCGTTGAGTTAGTGATGGCTTGGCTAGAAGACTACAAAGGCGTGACCAGCATTAATCACAGTGAGGCACTGAAAGATCCTCAGTTAAACATTGTTCCTCAATATCACTGGTTGGCGAAATACAACCTCACGGTGAGTGATCTATCGAACGCGCTGCGTGTTGGCTTTGATGGTAACAGCGTGACATCCACTTGGCTTGGCGATCAAGAAGTCGATATTCGTGTGGTATTAGATGAGCAATTTCGCGACCTTGAAAAGTTGAAAACCACCAAAATCTACACGGCTGATGGGCAGCAAGTACCATTGAGTCGTTTGGCTACGGTTGAGCAGATAGAAATCCCGCGTCTTATTAAGCACTACAATGGCGAGCGTGAAGTTACGGTATCCGCTGCCTTATCTGACGAGAGCATTAGCCCTGTCGCATTAGCCGATGAGTTAGTCACAGAGCTTACCGGTCAATACCCATCAAGCGTGACCATTAACGTAGGCGGCGAGGCGGAAAGCACTAACGAAACCATGAGCGGCTTTATGGTGGTGTTCCCTGCCGCTATGGTAGCGATCTACTTTGTATTGGCGGTAATGTTTAATTCATTACTGCAACCACTGCTCATTATGGCGGTTATCCCGTTCGCAATTATGGCTTCGTTGATGGCGCTTGTGGTTCACATGCAGCCGATGTCTCTGTTTGGATTGATTGGCGTACTTGGGATGACGGGTGTTGTGGTCAATAACTCCTTGGTGCTGATTAACCGAATCAACGAGTTAAGAATCGAAGGTTTGAACGCGATAGACGCGGTAACTCAAGCGGCTGTCAGTCGTCTGCGTCCGATTGTGATGACATCGCTGACCACGGTGGCTGGTTTGTTGCCTCTCGCCTACGGGTTAGGTGGAACGGATGTGTTTATGGGGCCAATGTCGCTCACGCTGGGCTATGGTCTGTTGTTCTCATTGCCCGTTGTACTTTTGGTGATTCCTGCCATGTATGCGTTGTTCTTTTCAAGAAAGCCTAATAATTCATAA
- a CDS encoding response regulator transcription factor → MLERSRILVVEDNIELQGIIADFLEVKEAVADFASDGEQGFNLAMQNDFDAIVLDVMLPKLDGMQVASKLRQNGITTPILMLTALNGQEDLLSSFDSGADDFVTKPFQFPELEARLSALIKRNKGLVAKKTLSFGEVIIDEKTHTASRDGQTLTLTPILFQILRELVKAQGGVVSRESLIYMLWGDDIPDKDVLRSHIYLLRNVLDKPFDFPMLKTIPKHGFQLLSSASEPQ, encoded by the coding sequence ATGCTTGAGCGCAGTCGTATTTTAGTTGTTGAAGACAATATCGAACTTCAAGGCATTATTGCCGACTTCTTAGAGGTTAAAGAAGCCGTTGCGGATTTTGCTTCCGATGGCGAACAAGGCTTTAATTTAGCAATGCAAAACGACTTCGATGCGATTGTCTTAGATGTCATGCTGCCTAAGCTAGATGGTATGCAGGTGGCTTCGAAACTACGTCAAAATGGCATAACGACACCGATTTTGATGCTAACTGCGTTGAATGGCCAAGAAGACCTGTTAAGCAGCTTTGATTCCGGTGCCGACGACTTCGTTACCAAACCTTTTCAGTTTCCTGAATTAGAAGCTCGCCTATCAGCACTGATCAAACGCAATAAAGGCTTAGTCGCGAAAAAAACACTGAGCTTTGGTGAAGTGATTATTGATGAAAAAACGCATACCGCTTCAAGAGACGGACAAACGCTAACTCTTACACCTATCTTGTTCCAAATTCTGAGAGAGTTAGTCAAAGCTCAAGGCGGGGTTGTGTCTCGTGAAAGCCTAATCTACATGCTTTGGGGCGATGACATTCCAGACAAAGATGTACTCCGCAGCCATATTTACCTGCTGCGAAATGTACTCGACAAACCCTTCGACTTTCCAATGCTCAAGACCATTCCAAAGCATGGATTTCAGTTGCTCTCGTCTGCTAGTGAGCCTCAATAA
- a CDS encoding glycerate kinase type-2 family protein, whose protein sequence is MDIDAKQFLQTLFSSAVNQALPKNHIEPFLPQDIFYRSANQAGRTVVIGAGKAAASMAAELEAVWQAKKQQDLALRDLEGLVVTRYEHLAPCEYIEVIEAAHPVPDAMGLEVSQRMLELVNNLSEDDTVICLLSGGGSALLSLPGGDISLAEKQQINKALLKSGAAIDEMNCVRKHLSSIKGGRLAKAAYPARVVSLAISDVPGDDISVIASGPTVPDTTTRFDAMAILERYQIETPRSAFEWLNNPESETVKPDDVCWKNAEHHIIATPMSALEAAAAEAEGLGIPAYVLSDCIEGEAREVAKVHAALAKQVANNKHPFETPCVLLSGGETTVTVKGNGRGGRNCEFLLSLYNELKGQDNIFALAADTDGIDGVEDNAGAWITPQTWQEGTRLSLKADDYLEANNSYDFFKQTGVLLTTGPTLTNVNDFRALLIL, encoded by the coding sequence ATGGACATTGATGCTAAGCAGTTTCTGCAAACCCTTTTCTCAAGTGCTGTAAATCAGGCTCTACCCAAAAACCACATCGAACCTTTTCTTCCTCAAGACATATTTTATCGCTCGGCTAATCAAGCTGGGCGAACGGTCGTTATTGGGGCTGGGAAAGCGGCAGCATCGATGGCCGCTGAATTGGAAGCCGTGTGGCAAGCCAAGAAACAGCAAGACCTTGCACTACGTGATTTAGAAGGTTTGGTGGTGACTCGTTATGAACACCTCGCGCCTTGTGAGTACATCGAGGTGATTGAAGCGGCGCATCCAGTTCCAGATGCGATGGGATTGGAAGTCAGTCAGCGGATGTTGGAATTGGTGAATAACCTCAGTGAAGACGACACCGTGATATGTCTTTTGTCAGGAGGTGGCTCTGCATTACTTAGCTTGCCCGGTGGTGATATTAGCTTGGCAGAGAAGCAACAAATCAACAAAGCACTGCTTAAATCTGGCGCAGCCATTGATGAGATGAACTGTGTGCGCAAGCATCTATCTTCGATAAAGGGCGGCCGACTTGCCAAAGCAGCCTATCCAGCAAGAGTGGTGTCATTGGCGATTTCTGATGTGCCGGGTGATGACATCAGTGTGATTGCATCTGGACCAACCGTACCGGACACTACCACGCGTTTTGATGCGATGGCAATCTTAGAACGCTACCAAATAGAAACACCACGCTCGGCATTTGAATGGCTCAATAATCCAGAATCAGAGACCGTTAAGCCAGATGACGTCTGTTGGAAGAACGCCGAGCATCATATTATCGCGACCCCAATGTCAGCATTGGAAGCTGCTGCTGCAGAAGCCGAAGGTTTGGGTATCCCCGCGTATGTGCTGAGTGATTGCATTGAGGGGGAGGCGCGAGAAGTCGCGAAGGTGCACGCTGCATTAGCCAAGCAAGTTGCTAATAACAAGCATCCATTCGAGACCCCTTGCGTGTTGCTATCTGGCGGTGAAACCACAGTAACCGTAAAAGGCAATGGTCGTGGCGGGCGCAACTGTGAGTTCCTCTTAAGTTTGTATAACGAGCTAAAAGGACAGGACAACATATTCGCTTTGGCCGCTGATACCGATGGTATTGACGGTGTGGAAGACAATGCCGGGGCATGGATAACCCCACAAACATGGCAAGAAGGGACTCGCTTGTCACTTAAAGCTGATGATTATCTAGAGGCGAACAATAGTTATGACTTTTTCAAGCAAACGGGCGTGCTACTGACGACGGGTCCAACGCTTACTAACGTAAATGACTTTCGTGCACTATTGATTCTCTAA
- a CDS encoding TetR/AcrR family transcriptional regulator, translated as MSRIRQKNQDLIIEVACEQFATHGYAATKMADIAKAADIPKPNVFYYFSSKDKLYNAVLETVTQPLLEASRPIEELSDPVEALSQYIQTKLIISRDHPHASKVFANEVMSGAKVLPKEIGDELYNQSQMILDKFSTWSAQGLMDDVPAHHLMFTIWAATQTYADFGWQICSVMQKDKLDDKDYEEAAKFITQLVIKGCGVKGKAE; from the coding sequence ATGTCTAGGATCAGACAAAAGAATCAAGATTTAATCATCGAGGTCGCGTGTGAACAATTCGCCACTCATGGTTATGCCGCAACAAAAATGGCCGATATCGCGAAGGCGGCCGACATCCCCAAACCCAACGTATTCTATTATTTCAGCTCGAAAGACAAACTCTACAATGCCGTTCTAGAAACCGTTACGCAGCCGTTACTTGAAGCGTCTCGTCCGATTGAAGAGCTCAGCGATCCCGTTGAAGCTTTATCTCAATATATTCAAACCAAATTGATCATCTCTCGCGACCATCCACACGCTTCTAAGGTATTTGCCAATGAAGTGATGTCTGGTGCCAAAGTGTTGCCAAAAGAGATCGGCGATGAGCTGTATAACCAGTCTCAGATGATCCTCGATAAGTTCTCCACTTGGTCAGCACAAGGCTTAATGGATGACGTACCAGCACACCACCTGATGTTTACCATCTGGGCGGCGACTCAAACCTATGCCGATTTTGGCTGGCAGATTTGCAGCGTGATGCAGAAAGATAAGCTCGATGACAAAGACTACGAAGAAGCCGCGAAGTTCATCACTCAGCTAGTGATTAAAGGTTGCGGTGTGAAAGGAAAGGCAGAGTAG
- a CDS encoding efflux RND transporter periplasmic adaptor subunit, which translates to MKTKIIALAALLGVSTTQISMAQATELIGHVQGLNKHSVVAEVPGVVEMNNLEVGDAVNQQQILAQIKADDFKFSVNKAKANLALAEADLALRKATYNRYQALIKKNSLSVGELDTARAEFLSAKAAVSVAQIDYQQSQVDLENTQIESLISGYISNKPTQSGAWVSEGDLLYEVVNIDKVTLSFMASEYDLKHFSVGQEVVVWSETNPEFKMEAKVQRIGVEMQNLTYPVLVEITNQGHEFKPGMSVYASTDLSIQGITTAQVALDQAASNEGKGQ; encoded by the coding sequence ATGAAAACTAAAATTATCGCGCTTGCAGCACTTCTTGGGGTCTCAACAACTCAAATATCAATGGCTCAAGCAACCGAGCTAATCGGTCACGTTCAAGGGTTGAATAAACACAGCGTTGTGGCAGAAGTGCCCGGTGTTGTAGAGATGAATAACCTTGAAGTGGGTGATGCCGTAAACCAACAACAAATACTGGCTCAGATTAAAGCCGATGATTTTAAGTTTAGCGTCAATAAGGCCAAAGCCAATCTAGCGCTTGCAGAGGCGGATCTTGCATTACGAAAAGCAACCTACAACCGTTATCAAGCACTCATTAAGAAGAACAGCTTGTCAGTCGGGGAACTAGATACGGCAAGAGCGGAGTTTCTCAGTGCTAAAGCTGCGGTTTCTGTCGCTCAAATTGATTATCAACAGTCTCAAGTTGACCTAGAAAACACTCAGATTGAATCCCTAATTTCGGGCTACATCTCCAACAAACCCACGCAATCTGGGGCTTGGGTGAGCGAGGGGGATTTGCTCTATGAAGTGGTCAACATCGACAAAGTGACTCTGTCGTTCATGGCGAGTGAGTATGACTTAAAGCATTTCAGCGTTGGTCAAGAAGTGGTGGTGTGGTCTGAAACCAATCCAGAATTCAAGATGGAAGCAAAAGTGCAGCGCATTGGTGTTGAGATGCAAAATTTGACCTACCCAGTATTGGTCGAGATCACCAACCAAGGCCATGAGTTTAAGCCAGGTATGTCGGTTTACGCCTCGACAGATCTTTCCATTCAAGGCATCACAACCGCTCAAGTCGCATTGGATCAAGCAGCATCAAACGAAGGTAAAGGGCAGTAA
- a CDS encoding methyl-accepting chemotaxis protein produces MKFQSKIILTTSLLFLSVITCIGFIQQQATSNTFKENIHLSVQELIKSVGYTVSYQLNASRELVGSVVHSLNMIDATNHDLAYEAISTSTLKSSFQAVGIGYENNGLLISNDGWVPDQSYDVRSRPWYIAASQSDSIVVTKPYVDSSTGDMIISISSSINDTNEQFLGNVVFDVSLTPLAQLVNQTNLFDSGYLFMVTGDGTTIAHPNSDYNGQPLTDFAPDVELETGVKEVIINDALHLISLQKVKGEDWYIGALVNEERVFSSLNDLTSHLILMASISIIIIAILLYWVIGYLFRPVKELNSAIKNIASGEADLTHRLKTDNDLEFAELAGNFNQFVENLQVQMLESKRVASTLKSQADTTQKTTQETGFNVNHQMSELRSLVTAMEQMSASARDTAQSAQDAAESANFAEKNVIESVDVVQQTEQTIKSLSLSIKHASTQSDNLTEATNSITSILDVISEIANQTNLLALNATIESARAGQAGRGFAVVADHVRLLSLKTQESTTEIHSKINQLKNGTSSMAQAITVSEASARDAISCAKKATEALSSVQANITHISGFNDQIAAAAEEQSSVSIEINRNTQQISQLSQQVAEQAMEMSSGMDTQLSEIDKQQQILERFKL; encoded by the coding sequence ATGAAATTCCAATCTAAAATCATACTAACGACCAGTCTTCTGTTCTTATCAGTTATTACTTGTATCGGCTTCATTCAACAACAAGCCACCAGCAATACTTTTAAAGAAAATATACACCTTAGTGTCCAAGAACTAATCAAAAGCGTCGGCTATACAGTTTCATACCAACTCAACGCTAGCCGTGAGTTAGTGGGTTCAGTAGTCCATTCATTGAATATGATTGATGCTACTAATCACGACCTTGCGTACGAAGCAATATCGACCTCGACGTTGAAGAGTAGCTTTCAAGCGGTTGGTATCGGATACGAGAATAATGGTCTTCTCATCTCAAATGACGGCTGGGTTCCTGACCAAAGTTATGATGTACGTTCTCGCCCTTGGTACATCGCAGCAAGCCAATCAGATAGCATAGTAGTGACCAAACCTTATGTTGACTCATCTACCGGCGATATGATCATTTCTATTTCTTCATCAATCAACGACACCAATGAGCAATTTTTGGGAAATGTAGTATTTGATGTGTCATTAACCCCCCTTGCACAACTAGTCAATCAAACCAACCTATTCGACTCTGGTTACCTTTTCATGGTGACAGGTGATGGCACAACGATTGCTCACCCTAACAGTGATTACAATGGTCAACCTTTAACCGATTTTGCTCCAGATGTAGAACTCGAAACGGGCGTAAAGGAAGTTATAATTAATGACGCACTGCATCTGATCAGCTTACAAAAAGTGAAAGGAGAAGATTGGTATATTGGTGCGCTCGTAAATGAGGAACGTGTTTTCTCTAGCCTAAATGACCTAACCTCCCACCTAATATTGATGGCTTCAATTTCGATCATTATTATTGCCATTCTCTTGTACTGGGTGATTGGTTACCTATTCCGACCGGTAAAAGAATTAAATTCAGCAATCAAGAACATTGCTTCTGGTGAAGCGGACCTAACTCATCGCTTAAAAACAGACAACGACCTCGAGTTTGCTGAATTGGCAGGGAACTTTAACCAATTCGTTGAAAACTTACAGGTTCAAATGTTGGAGTCAAAAAGAGTGGCATCAACCTTGAAAAGCCAAGCAGATACAACTCAAAAGACAACGCAAGAGACAGGGTTCAATGTGAATCATCAGATGTCAGAGTTAAGAAGTTTAGTAACCGCCATGGAGCAGATGTCGGCTTCTGCTCGCGATACAGCCCAAAGTGCCCAAGATGCGGCAGAAAGTGCCAACTTTGCTGAAAAAAATGTCATTGAGAGTGTCGATGTTGTTCAGCAAACCGAACAAACGATCAAAAGCCTATCGCTCAGTATTAAACATGCCTCCACTCAATCCGACAACCTAACCGAAGCTACGAATAGCATTACTAGTATTTTGGATGTCATAAGTGAGATTGCTAATCAAACCAATTTATTGGCTTTGAACGCAACGATTGAATCAGCACGAGCGGGACAAGCTGGTCGAGGTTTTGCGGTAGTTGCTGACCATGTACGCTTACTCTCCTTGAAAACACAAGAATCAACAACAGAGATACACTCCAAAATAAACCAGTTAAAGAACGGAACGAGCTCAATGGCACAAGCTATAACCGTCAGTGAAGCAAGTGCAAGAGATGCTATTTCTTGTGCTAAAAAAGCCACTGAAGCACTCAGTTCTGTACAAGCAAACATCACCCATATTTCTGGTTTTAACGATCAAATAGCGGCAGCAGCAGAAGAGCAAAGCTCTGTATCTATTGAGATAAATCGTAATACACAACAAATCAGTCAATTGAGCCAACAAGTAGCAGAACAAGCTATGGAGATGAGCAGTGGTATGGATACGCAATTGAGCGAGATCGATAAACAACAACAAATCCTAGAACGCTTCAAATTATAA
- a CDS encoding sensor histidine kinase, which produces MRTFSVIALVSSCIVFFVFSLRLVWQEEAQIENHLKSFKGVAQQFYHQLSPTGSLKLSDSVTVYYGKADFTDQLKKLPPMALETVDRQRFEIRLSEEHILIPGVLVYHFAFEDQGKTIPTYITISSFDMDLWDDSWGVLMAISTLLMLGLIIVLRVTLKRVFDQLMAPISDLSTQLSKHESDNFKVPDRTIDELQMLTSHLNSYSKMKDRLAKQEMMFAKYASHELKTPIAIVIGAAELQAMKPDDPAFQTKQRERILSAANGMSNTVEVLLNIVKQENSSTEKTLTEIDDSSIDLSKYQAMLSPGVELVLHVEPDTTLNMPLPLVNMVLKNYIENAIRFTTQGEITVTINSNTISVSDTGSGLSDDTKTEHGLGLIIVKRIGDSYGWASTLIDNAHSNATSTSSGCTATFARNDI; this is translated from the coding sequence ATGCGTACCTTTTCTGTCATCGCTCTGGTCTCATCATGCATCGTATTTTTCGTGTTCTCGCTACGGTTGGTTTGGCAAGAAGAAGCTCAAATCGAAAATCACCTCAAGTCATTCAAGGGTGTAGCACAACAGTTCTATCACCAGTTGTCGCCAACTGGCAGTCTCAAACTGTCGGACAGCGTGACGGTTTATTATGGTAAAGCAGACTTTACCGACCAACTCAAAAAGCTACCGCCAATGGCGTTGGAAACGGTCGATCGTCAACGCTTTGAAATTAGACTTTCTGAAGAACACATTCTTATTCCCGGCGTGCTCGTTTACCACTTTGCCTTTGAAGACCAAGGGAAAACCATTCCGACTTACATCACCATCAGCTCATTTGATATGGACCTGTGGGATGACAGTTGGGGCGTATTGATGGCGATTTCGACTCTGTTGATGCTCGGGCTGATCATCGTATTGCGGGTTACCCTCAAGCGAGTCTTTGACCAGTTAATGGCGCCGATTTCAGACCTCAGTACTCAACTCAGTAAACATGAATCTGATAACTTCAAAGTACCTGACCGCACGATTGACGAGCTGCAGATGCTCACCTCACACCTCAACAGCTATTCAAAAATGAAAGACAGGCTTGCCAAGCAAGAGATGATGTTTGCCAAATACGCGAGTCATGAATTAAAAACACCGATAGCAATTGTGATTGGTGCAGCCGAACTACAAGCTATGAAGCCCGATGACCCAGCATTCCAAACTAAGCAACGCGAGCGTATTTTAAGCGCAGCCAATGGGATGAGTAACACGGTCGAGGTACTGCTCAATATTGTGAAACAAGAGAACTCTTCAACCGAAAAAACGTTAACTGAGATCGACGACAGCTCTATCGACTTATCTAAATACCAAGCGATGCTATCCCCTGGCGTTGAGCTGGTGCTGCACGTTGAGCCAGACACCACGCTCAACATGCCCTTGCCACTGGTGAACATGGTTCTGAAGAACTACATTGAAAACGCGATCCGATTTACCACACAAGGTGAGATAACGGTGACTATCAACTCAAATACGATTTCAGTTTCTGATACTGGCTCGGGCTTAAGTGATGATACAAAAACCGAACACGGTCTTGGTTTAATCATCGTCAAGCGTATCGGAGACAGCTACGGCTGGGCATCCACACTGATAGATAACGCGCATTCAAACGCAACATCAACAAGTTCTGGCTGCACTGCGACCTTTGCTAGAAACGATATATAA
- a CDS encoding 2-hydroxy-3-oxopropionate reductase, translating to MSKIAFIGTGIMGKPMASNLQKAGHDLILSDHFNAAPAELVAAGATVCHSPAEAAEQADVIILMVPNTPQVEEVLFGDNGVEQGLTAGGATGKLVIDMSSISPIATKAIAARINEGGASYLDAPVSGGEVGAINAALTIMVGGEQDAFDKARPLFEIMGKNITLVGDNGAGQTCKVANQIIVALNIEAVSEALVFASKAGADPARVRQALLGGFANSKILEVHGERMVEGTFDPGFRISLHQKDLNLALTGAQELGVALPNTANAQDLFGECAEMGGEGWDHSALIQAIEKRSDHSIR from the coding sequence ATGTCTAAAATTGCATTTATCGGAACTGGCATCATGGGTAAACCTATGGCGAGTAACCTTCAAAAAGCGGGTCATGATTTGATTCTGTCGGATCACTTCAACGCTGCTCCTGCTGAGCTGGTTGCAGCTGGCGCTACGGTTTGTCATTCCCCAGCTGAAGCCGCAGAGCAAGCGGATGTCATTATTCTTATGGTGCCAAACACACCTCAAGTGGAAGAGGTCCTATTTGGTGATAACGGTGTCGAGCAAGGCCTCACGGCGGGCGGAGCAACGGGCAAGCTCGTTATCGATATGAGTTCAATCTCGCCTATCGCGACTAAAGCCATTGCAGCACGTATCAATGAAGGCGGTGCTTCATACTTAGATGCTCCAGTTTCTGGTGGTGAAGTAGGCGCGATCAATGCCGCGCTAACTATCATGGTGGGCGGTGAGCAAGATGCTTTTGATAAAGCACGCCCACTGTTTGAAATCATGGGTAAAAACATCACACTGGTGGGTGACAACGGAGCGGGTCAAACTTGCAAGGTTGCTAACCAGATTATCGTTGCACTGAACATTGAAGCGGTCTCTGAAGCACTGGTGTTTGCATCAAAAGCCGGTGCTGATCCTGCGCGAGTTCGTCAGGCGCTATTAGGTGGCTTTGCCAACTCTAAGATCCTTGAAGTGCATGGTGAGCGAATGGTGGAAGGCACCTTTGACCCGGGCTTTAGAATCTCGCTACACCAAAAAGACTTAAATCTTGCACTAACGGGTGCACAAGAGTTAGGGGTCGCGCTGCCGAATACGGCTAATGCTCAAGATTTGTTTGGTGAGTGTGCCGAGATGGGCGGTGAAGGCTGGGACCACTCTGCGCTTATCCAAGCGATTGAGAAACGTTCTGACCACTCGATTCGTTAA